The window CAGAAATTTGAGCGTAAGAAGCCGCATGTGAATGTAGGGACGATAGGGCACGTAGACCATGGGAAGACGACGTTGACGGCGGCGATAACGTTCTGTTTATCGAAGGTAGGCGGGGCGGTGCCCACGGCGTACGACCAGATCG of the Thermanaeromonas sp. C210 genome contains:
- a CDS encoding GTP-binding protein produces the protein MAKQKFERKKPHVNVGTIGHVDHGKTTLTAAITFCLSKVGGAVPTAYDQI